Genomic segment of Vidua macroura isolate BioBank_ID:100142 chromosome 17, ASM2450914v1, whole genome shotgun sequence:
ATATTTGTTGTCAACCTGGTCATTGTGAAAAACAGTATGCATTTTTGTGGATTTCAGGTCCATAATTTGCCTAATAGACTTAGGTGAAAAGAGATATCCTTCATCACTTGGTTGTTCAGAAAAATTCCACAAGAGTTTCAAAGTGCAGAAGTTTTTTTCACTCCAAATGCAAAAGTTGTTCAAATTTTCTGTATTAGATTATTTGACGCAGTTTCCCAAGACCAGTTCTCAGCATTAGGTTGTGGTAAGGCTCTTTTAAACCTTCCTCTTCCAACTTCAAACGCTCTTTATAAGTTAAAGtcaatacaaatataaaaaggaGATGGTACTCTAATGACATCCACAAATTGTACATTATTTACAAAAGAAGCATAGATTTAACATGGATCTTACCTGTCCTTAGCTTTTCTAAGCCAGCACTAATGCTTTACATTAATGTAGTGTAATTAATGCTTTGTACACATACACAAAGCTAAAGTCTGAACCTCTGAGGTTAATCCAAAGAACTGTGTTTATTTGTCACATTTCTATTAGATTTATTTATTCCAACATTTGTCTGAACTTCTTGTTAGCAGTTAGACTCTTCGTACTTGGACTGGCATTGTGGTCTGAACATACTGAACTCCAGTTCTCATTGCCACTGTCCCAGCAGAAGGACTTACCACTACAGGAATGGTCTGTGGATTAAAACCAAGAGAAACAGATTGTTATGTTAAAGGTCACATAAACATGACCACAGAAATAGAGATTTGTTTTCCAGGGGAAATCCAGGACAAGTTCCAATTTTGTGCAAGAACTAATACCTTTATTACCACAGTATTACCTCATTCCAGGGGAGGAGTAGTGCATTACTTCCCTATAGCCAAGAGTTTCTGTGTTCTCATCACTGCTCTAGAATTACAGGGACAGGAGGTGCTATAGGGGCTGCACACACTGCCTGTGCTTGGAGGCTGAGGGTTTCAGAGTTACATCCAGTTATGTATTTTCTGCAAACTAATatgtgggaagaggaaaaagggctaaaaaaatcctttgtcATTTGAAAAAGTTCTGACAAATCAAACTGGAGTACAAAAATACCCTTGTTTATAAGTATATTCTCGTTACACGTTACTTAAATCTTTTTCCCCAAAAGGAACTTTCCCCCATGCATTCAGTCTACACAGAAGAGAACAAAGAACATCCATCTGAACAAAAAAAGTACTTAAGTTAACTTCTGCACAAATCAATAGCAAAAACATCAGCATTACTGGGAACTGTCTTACACACcctgtaaaaatattaatatagaaTAAACTTTACACTTCCATCATACTGATCATGATTTATACATCTCAACAAATGGAGTTTCAGGACATCTCTATAGGTGGCAATTGATTCTACAGATGCAGAGACAAAGGCACAAGAATGTTAAACAATCTGGTCAAGGTCACATCACTCTAGAAATCTGTAAGAGGATTTATTGAACCTAAAGTCTGTATCTTAACCTTCCTCCAAAAACGTGAGAAAGTCTAGAAATGTCTCTACCATACAAACTGCAAAGTGTGTTCCGACACAATTCCAGTGATGCACAACTGGTGATCAGACAAACGCATCCATTTCAGTTCACAACATCTTGTGGAAGAAACAGGGAGTGAGATTTTGAGGAACCTGAAAGGGATGCACAGATCTTCCCCCAGTGGTAGTGTGACATTCCAGAGAGGACATGGAAGAACAAATACAAGTTCACTGAAGCCCAATGTTTCCCCACACTGATTCAAGAAACCACATTGAGTGTCTTAATGATATTCCACAAAGACTCTGAGTATCCCTGCTGAGATGGATTACAGCTCCTTTGTGACTGAGTCTGTGCCTTCCAGAAGCCTACTCATTCCATTCCCTGGAATGCAAAGAAGATGGGttcatatttttacattattttaactgcagtaagaataaaaaacaaacatgggACCAATTTgctaaataaattcaaaattacTGCCATTTCGTAATGATTTCAGATGTGTTTACAAGGTTCGGTGGAAACGGTACCCAGAAGATACAATGGAAGTTGTTCCTAGTTGGACACAAAGTGCAAACTGAATTCTAAACAAGTCATTATTATGTAAGTCACTGTCAGTACTAGAGGTGGGGAAATTAAGGTTGCCACAGTTGCCTTTTAAATATACACACTTACACACATGGAAATAATTAAGTTTCAGTTCTTAGCGCGATCAGAATATGGAATGTGCGAGACTCCTTAAATGTGTTAAGATCATTCCCTGAGAGGTAAATTTTCCACCTCTGCCAGTTTTACACATATGTACATTTTGCATACATATTAAACATGCACTaaggtttaaaattatttaaattgcaCGTGCAGTCATTAGAATACAGAGGTGTCTGTAGCTGTGCAAGACTAATGCAAATGTGTACAAAGTTATAAACATGCACAAATAAAGTTGGAAACCTTTCACACCTTCCAATTCTGCTTTACATAACTCAATACACTTTGTGTTACAGAAAACAGATGAGGGTAACTGCCATTTTTCTGAatattacacaaaaccaccgCAGGATCTTACAACCTCGCAGCTATTCACAAAAGAAGCCTGATGTCTTAGAAGTCTGCTATTGGATTTTAAAACACATACAAAACCTTATTGTTAATGGTAGTTCAGTCCAAGCAACTCAGGGCCAATGCTGCAAAGGTGCACAGTGGTCTCAGCTGAGACCAAGTGGAGTTGAAATGCTGTGAGGAATGTGGGAAGTCTCCATCCCCACCAAGAGCTGTGTTTGTGTGGAATCTGATGGTTGTGAAGCGctgtttgtgcatgtgtgtatcCACCAACACACAtgtgtcctgcagctgggggtGTGCACAGGGAAAGAGAGACAGAGGAACTTACACAGCACATCAGGCCTCACAGTCACAGTGTGGGTAAGGTACACTGTTAAATCAGATAGCTTATAACAGTGTCTTTTAAGTCAGAAGTGAAGTTACCCACACATGGGCttccctgctgaacccagcacagaggcagagcaCGTGCCGTGACCAGGGCAGCATCAGCTCAGTAGCTGGCTCTGACAtgagcactgcagagcacaaCCAGCTGAAATAACGGGCTAATATGgtgtaaaaaatacaaaaatccaaCTCACTTTTGTCCCATCTACTGTGACTGACACTAGGGAATTCGGATGTCCTTGGTTAAGCCTTTGATGGAAAATACCCAGGTCTGATTCCAATGCGATTTCTCGTTTCATAATGCTAATGTGCAAGACTGCATGGGAGAGACACTGCTGACAAATGCATATTCTTTTTCACAGGTACTGAGATGTCACAGGAATATCAAGCATagttcagaaataattaaatctctaaatctctttaGGATACCATAGACAAAACGATATTtaagagatatttaaaattaattctatatATTTACATTGATGTTGTGGTCAAGTATATACATGAAACAGACCAAAAATGTGAAATGGCCTCTGCCTGTCCTCAGTGCCTTTGCCAGACTTAAAAGATTTCTGAATCTTTGCAATCACAAATGGAATGAAAGGGTGGAATGTTgcacagcaaaataaagcattttgcACTGCAAGTTGAGACTATACCAGTGAATTCATCTCTTGATACAACAGCAGATGGAGACAACCCCCCAGAGATACTGAGCAATTTTAATGCCAGGAACAGCATTGCTGCAGACTTTAAATTATAATGCTGTACTTACAATTGTGGGTTGAGTAGTTGGAATATAGGTGGTGGTCTGCGGTACCTGGACCAGTTTTATAGGCTGGTTGCTTGTCACACCTGTTGCTATCTGCAGAGACAGCACAGGCAACCTCAGTAGAAGTCTCAGCTTGTACATAAATTCCACCTAGTtgttacattattattattgtgaTACGCAATTTATGTTGGATGTTTTCTTTGTGTTAAAAATTTGCATCTTAATGAATTCACAGGTTACTTCTttgttaataaaacaaaattcaaattatgaACATGATCAATGTATACAGCATGATGTTTCAGGTAGAACATCTATATAAAAGCAATTCCATATCTGTATAACTGGAATATTCCCTGGCAGGTTTTAGGTCTCACATTCCCTACTTCCCCAGTAATACAAAGCTTGTGCTGCCATAACAATGCATACAAACATTAAGTAAGTGAGCCAGAGTTTAACCAACTTCATCAGAACATTTAAGTGAAACAGcacctccttttccccccttcaaATCTGTTCCCCAAGTTACTCCCTTAGATGACATTTCAAGCCCAGAGATCTAACACCAGACAGTAGCAAAAGTATCAAGAAATGAACACAGCTCTCTAAATTACTATGCTTCCCAATTCTACAGGACTATCTCGATGAGACATCATGCTGGAATCACAATACTACAAAATTAgtttgcttttaatattttaaaatacaacaagGCTCCTACTGATGTGGAGGATCATGTGTAAGGGTTTTAAGGATCAGCCCCACCCCCCCCACtaaattttttcatttaataaatcttgcaagggcagaaaaaaaatgatgccAAAATTGCTAATAGTCAAGCCCTACCTATAAAGCAGAATCTTCTCTATAAACATTTTCTATATATGCAATGTTAAGTCCCTTTTTTTTAGAGCATTTGCTCATCCTTGCCTACTGAAAACTATCAGAGTAGATGCTATGGAGGATTTCAAAACTGCTCCGTTAACCGTAGATTCAGGTGAAGTGTTGTATCAGTGTGATGGAACATTGTGGTACCCTAATGGCAGTCTGTGGTGAGAAAGTAAGTTGGTTTGAATGCAGGTCTTGAGCTTGGCCTCTGAACCCCCAGGCAAGAAGGGCTTGGAAGTGCTGCAGTCAGTATTGCTTATCAGAAGGCAACTTGTATCGAAAGATCCCGACCAGAAGCTACACTGATGGgtcctggagagagagagagaaagaggtcCAGTCCCCCTTGGCTGGAAGGATCAGTCAAGCCAACACaagtttttttttgggaataaatGAAGGGGAAAGGGTGTTCCCAAAGGACAGAACGAGGTTCTTTTACAAGATGAAGAACAAAAACCACAACTCCCTATCACTCCCCAAAATGCACTCTTTGAAATTATACAAATGGTTATAAATTCCTGGCTTATCCAGGGAAGCCTTTAGGGGTAGGTTTcagagaaatctttttttttgtttgaagtgATGATACTCACTGTAACACTCTCTTTGCTTTTATCAGCTGAACCTTCCTTTTCCTTAGGAGTGCTGGCTGTTTCTGTGGGTGTAGACTGCACGCTTGAACTGGGCTGGGAGGATTTATTTAGTGTTTCTGTGCTAATTTCAGTATCTGCTTCTTGCTGTGTCGCAGTAGctaaaatcaaggaaaaaagagaatgagGCCACTACTCAAGGGAGCCAGTCCACAGTCCTTCCTCAGAGTCACATCTGCACATGAAGAACTGAGTCACTGTGGATCCAACCACTCAAACCCCCCACCAGCTGTGTAAGAGGCACCATTACCTGACTGTGTGCAAGATTTCATATGCTCAGGCCAGTGAGCTTGTTGGCAGGGGTAGTCACAGTAGCTGGTATTCCAACAGCAATAAAAGATGGCCTCTTTCTTGCAGTTGGCACACCATTGCTTCTTCTTGGTCTCATCCACTGCTTGTTGCTTTTCTAgttccagctgcttcttcaccTCAGCAATCAAACGATCTCGTTCCTGTTCCAGGCTCTGACGCATTTCAGCCATTGTCAGCTCTACTCAAAATCCAGAGAAAGATGGGTTTGCATTTTGCACTCCCCAACAGCAAGGAGCAAAACAGTAATATTCATAAGCTTAAAGATAACATGAAATTAAAACTAGCAGTCAAGGTAGTCCCTGAGTTTGGGCATCTGTTTCATACCTACTCAACAAATGCAAGTCTTCCATCTTCTTTTCTTATCCTGGCACCATGATTTTTAACCATTACCTTCCATTTGTTTAACACTTTAGTTCTAGATGCCCCACAAAGGACCAGAATACAGCATAAGCACAAAAAGGACATATGCAGTTGCTGCTAACATGCTTTGTCTTTGCAAGCCCAAACTTTATTCTGCttcaaattcagaaaatacagaggaTTCCATCTCTTCTCTCATCTCATTTGTTCATTGTATCTTAGCTTCTTTACAAAGCAAAATGTGTTAGTTCCAAGAGGGACAATGTGATGAAGGTAACACATACTAgaagcatttccattttctatgTAGGACAATACCTGACACTGTTTTGGACTGTCATTTTCATACCTAGATTatgtttcatttctgaaagTTCCTGTTGATGTAACCATTGAAGCTTTTCTATCTCAATCCTCAAACGCCGaatctaaatattaaaaatttaatagtTAGTAATAACAAACAGGGCATGATGTGTAATACATAATTATTGTATAAAAACCATGCCCAAAGCAATGAGCCATTGTTCACGTCAGGGCTCCTTCATATTAACATGAAGACAAGACCAGAGTAAACCCCAAACCAAAGTGTGAAGTAGTCTAAATATCTGTTTGCTAGATTTGCTCACCATAAAGAGCACAGGATTCTTTGAAGACAAAAAAACTTCTGTTAAACTTACATTAACTTCTGTTAAACTTGATTCCTCTGAAACTGTCACATCTCAAATTTCTGACTGGAATCAAGAACCTAATCCTCAGTGCTGTTTGCATTTATTAGCAtgacatttcatttcttttattttaaatagatgaGGCTTAGAAAAGCAAGATTATCAATTCATTGTGGATCaggaatacaaatatttttgctcAAAACTTTGACTTCCTTATTTTGGTTAAAGCAAGTAAACAAATCATCACACTTTGAGCTTTATTTGTTCCCATTCATACTTAGTTTGCACTGCTTAATCTGCTTTTTCccaggttaaaaaaaacccttagatTCTAAGTCCTACCCTTACAGAACATTAAAAgcaatatatagaatttcattaaaaatgcaaaatgttcgaagtattttaaaaaagtattaaaaactATGGTTGTAATAAGCTACTGCActacacagtttaaaaaaaaatattttcaaaaaaaccaacttcatttctgattttaataaaGGTGGCAAATTCTTGACAGAAGATTGAAGGACCTGGGCTTGATGGCTTAATGCTTGTCTTACAGAGCCCACCTggtattttttcagtgttttttcccACCACTCTAATCATAACTAATTCCTCTGCTGTTTCAGAAGTAATCTCTTGACAATCTCCATATATAATACTTTGTAGATAAAGTTATGTGGCACAttcatatgtatatataaacactaatttacatttttcagactTAAAATAGaagttgttttttaaatcttacACTAACCTCAGCTATTGTACTTCCAGTAGTATTTTTTGAAAGATCATTATATATTTCAGTCATCGTTCCTTTGATGGCATCCATcatctgaaagacaaaaagaaaaaaaacttattttatatatatatatttaatagatttccactttggttttctttcaatCCCTCTACTGGGAACCTATATTGCtacccttctctctctctaaatATATGACATTTACCTGGTTCTATTTATTTAGAAGGTAGAGCGTAACAATTTCAACCAGGACTCTGATTTTTAAGTGTCCTGAACAGGTGAATTGCTTGACCTTCTACTTTTCTAAGAAATTGCTATTGATataatttataaacaaaaattatataaCTATGAACTTGGGGAAGAAACTCAATGCAAGAATATATAGTattcattgatttttttaatctgagtaTCTAAGAGAGTATGGAAAGCTCACATCCCTTCCCTCACTGTCACTATGATGAGACCAGTACAACAGCACTTCTCTTGAACAACTTAGCATCTGTTTCTTGCCTGAACACACATTTATGACAAGTTCCCACCTGATGAAACTACagggtgttttaaaagaaaggtaCAACTTCATTAAAACCTTCCTCCAGAACTTACTTTGCTGGTATATTTAGCAATATCTGCAGCCACATCAGCTGAAGCTGTTGCAATTGGCAAGTCTGTGTTGAGTGAAGAAGAAAGTGTGCTTGCAGATCCAGAGCTGGTAACCATGGAAATAGGCTGAGTGCTTGTGACCAAGGTTATAGTGGATGTGGAAGTGCTCTGGGTGATCTCTTTTTGCTGCACAGCTAAGAAAAGAGAACATTGAGGGGATTGATCACACAAGGAACTATGATAACAACAGGCAAATTTCTACCTTCAATATCTAACTAAACTGTGTGCAAGTAACCATTTCAGATTTGTATTATTTATACAATGGTGCCATCTAACGATTAATTAAACAGTGCTCAGCCACTGAACTTGTACATAATTGTAAGGCTTAGAGGTAATGAAGTAAATATAACTTTAAAACTTATCATCATTTTAGACTGGCCAGTGCAGAAGTCTCCCTCAGCTCTAATGACTTACCTGCtggagtatttttttaaagaataaaacttTTCAAGCTATTTTTACTGATTTGTATTATAAAAGATGTCTTCATTGCCAGTTTCCTCAGTAGTGGAATTGCTGCAATAAACAATTTATTCATCTTTATGTACTATATTTCTGTTTATGCCAATTCAGTATATAAGAAGTTTATGGATTTTACAGTTCTCACATGATAAATATTATAGTCTGGAAATCTAAGATGGAACATTGCCATGATGTGCTTAATAGTAAACAATATTGAGAAAACAAACTCGTGGGCTGAACACAAAGTTCAGCCCATACAATTAAGGTATATATTAAAGCATGATTCTATTAAAAGTTTTGCATTTAACTTTTCcaattttcacatttatttttcctcattgcATATTTCTGTATCAATTTGTGCAGTCTACAAGCAGAAGGATACCACTTCCTCAACACTGCTTAAatgacagaaacaaaagcagtttGGGACCAGAGAAATGAGCCTCTGTAAATATCTGTATGCGAACCATCACCCAAACCTCTCTCCTCTACAAGATCACCTGCGTGCCAGTGGTGTCAGCAGAGTGGAGAATGTCTCCTCATCAGGCACAGCAGTAAACATTTCAGTTTATTAACTTGAAATGACAAGAGGAGCTGATTTACATAAAGTTGCTGTTAAGTGAACAGaagcaacagcagcacaggcttGTGTTACCCTGTGCCAGCTATTGGTGAAGGCTCCAGCAAAGGGATGGTGAGAAAACAGTTGTGAAAACATTCTGAAATGCCAGGGGTGTTTGCTCAGTAAACTAGCATCAAAGTCTTGTTAAACAACAGGGATTTCAAAGACAAATCCTGGAGCCTGGGTAATTTCATTGTTGTCAAATTATACTCTGAAAAACCCTTCAGATCTGCTGCTTGTCAGATAAAACTGGAAACAATTTGTAGATACTGAGGTGACATTGGTAAACATGTAAATGATTTTAGCACATGATCCAGAAAATTATTCAGTTCACCCTTCCAAATCTTTTATGgctatgaaaagcaaaaatatttatacagacACACAActtttttgtcattaaaataagATAACATGACTCTAAATACACACCAGAAAGAGCAAGTATAGGGAGTAACTTTTTTACTAAAGACACTTATCAGAGTAGCACACTTTGAGATTTTGTTTATACAGAAGAACTCCTGGCTGGGCACCCTTGGAGCACAGGGATCACTACTGGGGAATTCTGGCACCACAGGCACATTTGAGTTAGAAGAGTGGGTACCTTTAACTGCTTGTCTTGTCTGATATCTCGTCCCCTGAGAGGACTGAGGCTGCTGTGACTGAgactgctggctctgctgctgctgctgcctctgtacCTTCTGCATGTGCCACTTCTGAGAAGAAGTCTGGAATTTGTTTGAAGAATTCCACACCACCCTCTGCACAGCAGGGGCGGTTTCCTTGGGCAGCAGAGGCCTCTGCTTTTTCACAGGGCTCCCTGTGGCAGCAGAGGGAGCACTGACAGTAGAGGCAGCACTGGTGGTGGCTGTCACACCAGCTGGGGGGGTCTGCGATGCGGAGCGGGTGAGCACTGGAGTTTCTGGTAGAGGCTGGGTGCTTGCACTGGAGGAAGGAGGAGTTTTACCTACAACTGAACAAATGTAAAATGTTATGCCAGCTTTTCACCAACACATCTGATTCATAATATTCCATCTAGTTTTTGGAACAGCTATATATACCTTCCAGTCTGCTTTGAATTGTTTTCCTCAAAAGTAATCAATATTCTACAAGTAAAGTAATTTCAGTCTAGTTGAAGGTGGTGGCAATTCAGATGCATCAGTAactaagcaaaacaagaaatacaaaaccaagaaaaaccaGCCTGACCTCATTCAAAAGACACGTGAGAGGTTAGCACTTGTTAGGGTCTTTCTGCCTTACCATTTTCACCTGTCATCCCAATTtccttcaggagaaaaaaaattctcaaggATTAATATCTGAGCAGTAACTGAAGAAACTATAAACTTTCTAAACAACAGTGAACTGACACTGACAATCAAATGCAGATGACACCACATTGGGCAAGAGTGCTGATCTGCTcaagggcaggaaggctctgcaaaGATCTTGCTAGATTGAATCAACAGCCTGGGACAACTTAATCAGGTTCAAtaaggccaagtgctgggtcctgcccaGCAAAAATTATGGATATTCATGGTTCCAACTCTGCTGAAAGGAAACAGTAAAACTAATTTTGTTTAAACCAGAAACTACAATGGGCACTGAAAACTTTTCTCATAGTCACAAAGGATGAACAATCACTcctaaaaattgttttaatacagatatttttatcctaatgcaaaaataaaggTGGCAATTCTACCTTTGGTAACCGCCCTATAGAACAGAggggaaacaaaaggaaataatttcatccTACCATCTTGTTTAGGAGAAGATTCTTTAgattctttcttgtttttccttccttcacgAGCACAATGATCATCTCCCAGATCGATGACAAGTTCACTCTCAGAATCAGAGTCCAGTCCTAGATGCACAGTTGGAGAGTCTGTTTCATCTTTacctttcagcttttcttttgcaggatGCTGTAAACTCTTTCCCTTTtcagaaaattctttttcagtGTCTGAAACAGCCTTTTCCTTGACCGgttcttctgttttctccaaTTCTGGACTTGTGCTTTTCAGTTCCTCCTTGTCTTCATTCTGTGCTGGAggcttaggtttttttttcaagctcaATGATTCTTTGTCACTTCTTGCACCTTCCTTGTCCTCACCATCCTCTTGATCATTCTTTGATTTCTGATCCTCATCACTATATTCACTGTCACTGGTATCGGATTTTTCAGAATCTTCAGAGTCACTGTGTTCTACTGCAGTATAAACAGCTTCAGATATTTCATTTATTCCTAATTGTGGGAAGGAAAGTACATTCCATGCTGACATCAGACTGACTGACATTACCAAGAAAATACTCTATATACTGGAACAAAGTGTACACATTACCTTAACTGTCAGTGTTTAAACTACAAAGCTTAATGCCCTATCCCAGCACCATAATGTATAAGAATGAACTTCTACATACtccaattaatatttttatttctttcaatgGACCTcctttcactgctttttcctACTACCTGCAA
This window contains:
- the ZMYND8 gene encoding protein kinase C-binding protein 1 isoform X2, which codes for MDISTRSKDPGSAERTAQKRKFPSPPHSSNGHSPQDASTSPIKKKKKPGLLNSNNKEQSELRHGPFYYMKQPLTTDPVDVVPQDGRNDFYCWVCHREGQVLCCELCPRVYHAKCLKLTAEPEGDWFCPECEKITVAECIETQSKAMTMLTIEQLSYLLKFALQKMKQPGTEPFQKPVSLDQHPDYAEYIFHPMDLCTLEKNVKKKMYGCTEAFLADAKWILHNCIIYNGGNHKLTQTAKVIIKICEHEMNEIEVCPECYLAACQKRENWFCEPCSNPHPLVWAKLKGFPFWPAKALRDKDGQVDARFFGQHDRAWVPINNCYLMSKEIPFSVKKTKSIFNSAMQEMEVYVDNIRRKFGVFNYAPFRTPYTPNNQYQMLLDPANPAAGTAKTDKQEKIKLNFDMTASPKILMSKSMLSSSTGRRISLTDMPRSPMSTNSSVHTGSDVEQDAEKKATSSHFSASEESMDFIEKNTASPAPTRTGQAGSLSGSPKPFSPQASTPISAKQERTSTPGSILNLNLDRSKAEMDLKELSESVQQQSTPVQLISPKRQIRSRFQLNLDKTIESCKAQLGINEISEAVYTAVEHSDSEDSEKSDTSDSEYSDEDQKSKNDQEDGEDKEGARSDKESLSLKKKPKPPAQNEDKEELKSTSPELEKTEEPVKEKAVSDTEKEFSEKGKSLQHPAKEKLKGKDETDSPTVHLGLDSDSESELVIDLGDDHCAREGRKNKKESKESSPKQDVVGKTPPSSSASTQPLPETPVLTRSASQTPPAGVTATTSAASTVSAPSAATGSPVKKQRPLLPKETAPAVQRVVWNSSNKFQTSSQKWHMQKVQRQQQQQSQQSQSQQPQSSQGTRYQTRQAVKAVQQKEITQSTSTSTITLVTSTQPISMVTSSGSASTLSSSLNTDLPIATASADVAADIAKYTSKMMDAIKGTMTEIYNDLSKNTTGSTIAEIRRLRIEIEKLQWLHQQELSEMKHNLELTMAEMRQSLEQERDRLIAEVKKQLELEKQQAVDETKKKQWCANCKKEAIFYCCWNTSYCDYPCQQAHWPEHMKSCTQSATATQQEADTEISTETLNKSSQPSSSVQSTPTETASTPKEKEGSADKSKESVTIATGVTSNQPIKLVQVPQTTTYIPTTQPTITIPVVVSPSAGTVAMRTGVQYVQTTMPVQVRRV
- the ZMYND8 gene encoding protein kinase C-binding protein 1 isoform X3 is translated as MHPQSLAEEEIKAEQEVVEGMDISTRSKDPGSAERTAQKRKFPSPPHSSNGHSPQDASTSPIKKKKKPGLLNSNNKEQDGRNDFYCWVCHREGQVLCCELCPRVYHAKCLKLTAEPEGDWFCPECEKITVAECIETQSKAMTMLTIEQLSYLLKFALQKMKQPGTEPFQKPVSLDQHPDYAEYIFHPMDLCTLEKNVKKKMYGCTEAFLADAKWILHNCIIYNGGNHKLTQTAKVIIKICEHEMNEIEVCPECYLAACQKRENWFCEPCSNPHPLVWAKLKGFPFWPAKALRDKDGQVDARFFGQHDRAWVPINNCYLMSKEIPFSVKKTKSIFNSAMQEMEVYVDNIRRKFGVFNYAPFRTPYTPNNQYQMLLDPANPAAGTAKTDKQEKIKLNFDMTASPKILMSKSMLSSSTGRRISLTDMPRSPMSTNSSVHTGSDVEQDAEKKATSSHFSASEESMDFIEKNTASPAPTRTGQAGSLSGSPKPFSPQASTPISAKQERTSTPGSILNLNLDRSKAEMDLKELSESVQQQSTPVQLISPKRQIRSRFQLNLDKTIESCKAQLGINEISEAVYTAVEHSDSEDSEKSDTSDSEYSDEDQKSKNDQEDGEDKEGARSDKESLSLKKKPKPPAQNEDKEELKSTSPELEKTEEPVKEKAVSDTEKEFSEKGKSLQHPAKEKLKGKDETDSPTVHLGLDSDSESELVIDLGDDHCAREGRKNKKESKESSPKQDVVGKTPPSSSASTQPLPETPVLTRSASQTPPAGVTATTSAASTVSAPSAATGSPVKKQRPLLPKETAPAVQRVVWNSSNKFQTSSQKWHMQKVQRQQQQQSQQSQSQQPQSSQGTRYQTRQAVKAVQQKEITQSTSTSTITLVTSTQPISMVTSSGSASTLSSSLNTDLPIATASADVAADIAKYTSKMMDAIKGTMTEIYNDLSKNTTGSTIAEIRRLRIEIEKLQWLHQQELSEMKHNLELTMAEMRQSLEQERDRLIAEVKKQLELEKQQAVDETKKKQWCANCKKEAIFYCCWNTSYCDYPCQQAHWPEHMKSCTQSATATQQEADTEISTETLNKSSQPSSSVQSTPTETASTPKEKEGSADKSKESVTIATGVTSNQPIKLVQVPQTTTYIPTTQPTITIPVVVSPSAGTVAMRTGVQYVQTTMPVQVRRV
- the ZMYND8 gene encoding protein kinase C-binding protein 1 isoform X1; this translates as MHPQSLAEEEIKAEQEVVEGMDISTRSKDPGSAERTAQKRKFPSPPHSSNGHSPQDASTSPIKKKKKPGLLNSNNKEQSELRHGPFYYMKQPLTTDPVDVVPQDGRNDFYCWVCHREGQVLCCELCPRVYHAKCLKLTAEPEGDWFCPECEKITVAECIETQSKAMTMLTIEQLSYLLKFALQKMKQPGTEPFQKPVSLDQHPDYAEYIFHPMDLCTLEKNVKKKMYGCTEAFLADAKWILHNCIIYNGGNHKLTQTAKVIIKICEHEMNEIEVCPECYLAACQKRENWFCEPCSNPHPLVWAKLKGFPFWPAKALRDKDGQVDARFFGQHDRAWVPINNCYLMSKEIPFSVKKTKSIFNSAMQEMEVYVDNIRRKFGVFNYAPFRTPYTPNNQYQMLLDPANPAAGTAKTDKQEKIKLNFDMTASPKILMSKSMLSSSTGRRISLTDMPRSPMSTNSSVHTGSDVEQDAEKKATSSHFSASEESMDFIEKNTASPAPTRTGQAGSLSGSPKPFSPQASTPISAKQERTSTPGSILNLNLDRSKAEMDLKELSESVQQQSTPVQLISPKRQIRSRFQLNLDKTIESCKAQLGINEISEAVYTAVEHSDSEDSEKSDTSDSEYSDEDQKSKNDQEDGEDKEGARSDKESLSLKKKPKPPAQNEDKEELKSTSPELEKTEEPVKEKAVSDTEKEFSEKGKSLQHPAKEKLKGKDETDSPTVHLGLDSDSESELVIDLGDDHCAREGRKNKKESKESSPKQDVVGKTPPSSSASTQPLPETPVLTRSASQTPPAGVTATTSAASTVSAPSAATGSPVKKQRPLLPKETAPAVQRVVWNSSNKFQTSSQKWHMQKVQRQQQQQSQQSQSQQPQSSQGTRYQTRQAVKAVQQKEITQSTSTSTITLVTSTQPISMVTSSGSASTLSSSLNTDLPIATASADVAADIAKYTSKMMDAIKGTMTEIYNDLSKNTTGSTIAEIRRLRIEIEKLQWLHQQELSEMKHNLELTMAEMRQSLEQERDRLIAEVKKQLELEKQQAVDETKKKQWCANCKKEAIFYCCWNTSYCDYPCQQAHWPEHMKSCTQSATATQQEADTEISTETLNKSSQPSSSVQSTPTETASTPKEKEGSADKSKESVTIATGVTSNQPIKLVQVPQTTTYIPTTQPTITIPVVVSPSAGTVAMRTGVQYVQTTMPVQVRRV